A genomic segment from Spinacia oleracea cultivar Varoflay chromosome 3, BTI_SOV_V1, whole genome shotgun sequence encodes:
- the LOC110799288 gene encoding heat shock 70 kDa protein 8, which yields MAQQAYTVASDSETTGEEKVSAFPEIAIGIDIGTSQCSVAVWNGSQVELLKNTRNQKIMQSYVSFRDDVPTGGVSSQLAHDHEILSGSAIFNMKRLIGRVDTDPVVHATKSLPFLVQTLDIGVRPFIAALVNNAWRSTTPEEVLAIFLVELRAMAEVELKRPLRNVVLTVPVSFSRFQLSRIERACAMAGLHVLRLMPEPTAVALLYAQEQQHTIHENMGSGSEKICLILNMGAGYCDVAISATAGGVSQIKALSGSAIGGEDLLQNMMRHLLPEFDTIMLGRGLDVLKSMASLRVATQNAIHTLSTQTSVKIDIDLGNGRRVTKVVDRKEFEDVNKMVFDKCEHLIRQCLNEAKVEVDDLSDIILVGGCCSIPKVRDLVKSICRRDTLYEEMNPLEAAVRGAALEGAVASGISDPFGNLDLLTIQATPLSIGIQAHGNHFVPIIMKNTTVPARKDVVFTTVHDNQSEALIIVYEGDEKEIQKKHLLGYFKISGIPPLPKGTPEINVCMDIDASNVLRVLAGIMIPGNQEPISPIMEVRMPTIDDGHGWCAEALNKTYGSTLDIITLQKKTHA from the coding sequence ATGGCTCAACAAGCATATACAGTAGCATCGGACAGTGAAACCACTGGAGAGGAAAAAGTTTCTGCATTCCCAGAAATTGCAATTGGTATTGACATTGGTACTTCACAATGCAGTGTAGCAGTTTGGAATGGGTCTCAAGTGGAGTTACTTAAAAACACTAGAAACCAGAAAATAATGCAGTCATATGTGAGCTTCAGAGATGATGTCCCAACTGGTGGAGTCAGTAGCCAACTTGCCCATGATCATGAAATCCTATCTGGATCTGCAATCTTCAATATGAAACGGTTAATTGGTAGGGTGGATACCGATCCTGTTGTTCATGCTACCAAAAGTTTACCCTTTTTAGTTCAGACCTTGGACATTGGTGTGCGGCCATTTATTGCTGCTTTGGTCAACAATGCATGGAGATCTACTACACCTGAGGAAGTTCTGGCAATCTTTCTTGTGGAATTAAGGGCCATGGCAGAAGTCGAGTTAAAACGGCCTCTACGAAATGTTGTTCTAACAGTCCCCGTTTCATTCAGCCGTTTCCAACTCTCTAGAATTGAACGTGCTTGTGCGATGGCTGGCCTTCATGTTCTGAGGTTGATGCCTGAACCAACCGCTGTGGCACTTTTATACGCACAGGAACAGCAACATACTATACATGAAAATATGGGAAGTGGGAGTGAGAAGATTTGTCTAATCTTGAATATGGGAGCTGGTTATTGTGATGTAGCTATTAGTGCAACAGCTGGTGGTGTTTCACAGATAAAAGCCTTATCAGGATCTGCCATTGGAGGGGAAGATCTCCTTCAGAATATGATGCGTCATCTGTTGCCTGAGTTTGACACAATTATGTTAGGTCGTGGATTAGATGTTCTTAAATCAATGGCTTCTCTGCGAGTTGCAACTCAGAATGCTATACATACGCTTTCCACTCAAACTAGTGTTAAAATTGATATTGATTTGGGGAATGGTAGGAGAGTGACTAAGGTTGTGGACAGAAAGGAATTTGAGGATGTAAACAAGATGGTATTTGATAAGTGTGAACATCTTATAAGGCAATGCTTGAATGAAGCAAAGGTAGAAGTAGATGATCTCAGTGATATAATTCTTGTTGGAGGATGTTGTTCAATTCCCAAAGTTAGAGATCTGGTTAAGAGCATTTGCAGGAGAGATACACTGTATGAAGAAATGAATCCGCTAGAAGCTGCAGTTCGTGGAGCGGCACTGGAAGGAGCAGTTGCTTCTGGTATAAGTGATCCATTTGGGAATCTGGACTTGTTAACAATACAAGCTACTCCTTTGAGCATCGGAATTCAAGCCCATGGAAACCACTTTGTGCCCATCATCATGAAGAATACGACAGTCCCTGCAAGGAAAGATGTTGTATTTACAACGGTCCATGACAACCAATCTGAGGCGTTGATTATTGTGTATGAAGGTGATGAGAAAGAAATACAAAAGAAGCATTTACTTGGTTATTTCAAGATAAGTGGGATCCCTCCTTTGCCAAAAGGAACACCTGAGATTAATGTGTGCATGGACATTGATGCTTCAAATGTTTTGAGGGTGTTAGCTGGCATTATGATTCCAGGGAACCAAGAGCCTATTAGTCCAATCATGGAGGTAAGAATGCCAACCATCGATGATGGCCATGGCTGGTGTGCTGAAGCACTTAACAAAACTTATGGATCAACTTTAGATATCATCACACTACAGAAAAAGACACATGCATGA